From one Perca flavescens isolate YP-PL-M2 chromosome 19, PFLA_1.0, whole genome shotgun sequence genomic stretch:
- the slc25a11 gene encoding LOW QUALITY PROTEIN: mitochondrial 2-oxoglutarate/malate carrier protein (The sequence of the model RefSeq protein was modified relative to this genomic sequence to represent the inferred CDS: inserted 2 bases in 1 codon; substituted 2 bases at 2 genomic stop codons), with amino-acid sequence MAETKPKTSPKAIKFLFGGLAGMGATVFVQPLDLVKNRMQLSGQGTKAREYKTSFHALFSILKNEGVGGIYTGYSISIRALXELYRYRWIDTRMGIYTILFEKMTDGXIDGWIXNFLLKALIGMTAGAVGAFVGTPAEVALIRMTADGRLPADQRRGYSNVFNALARITREEGVTTLWRGCIPTMARAVVVNAAQLASYSQTKQALLDSGCNVSLGQGILCHFCASMISGLVTTAASMPVDIVKTRIQNMKMIDGKPEYKNGVEVLMRVVRNEGFFSLWKGFTPYYARLGPHTVLTFIFLEQMNRLYKTHVLDRYHTHTHTHTHTHTHTLRLPDITSHNSDLKKQWHI; translated from the exons ATGGCGGAGACTAAACCCAAAACCTCTCCTAAGGCCATCAAGTTCCTGTTCGGAGGCTTGGCCGG GATGGGGGCCACAGTGTTTGTGCAGCCCCTGGACCTGGTGAAGAACAGGATGCAGCTGAGTGGTCAGGGTACCAAGGCTCGGGAATATAAGACCAGCTTCCACGCTCTCTTCTCCATCCTGAAGAACGAGGGAGTCGGAGGCATCTACACCGGGTACTCTATCTCTATTAGAGCTCTATAAGAGCTCT atagatatagatggatagatacCCGGATGGGTATCTACACCATCCTGTTTGAGAAGATGAccgatggatagatagatggatggat gaacTTCCTGTTAAAG GCTCTGATCGGTATGACGGCCGGAGCTGTCGGAGCGTTCGTCGGGACTCCAGCTGAGGTCGCTCTGATCAGGATGACAGCTGATGGAcg tctcccAGCAGACCAGAGGAGAGGTTACAGTAATGTTTTCAACGCTCTCGCTCGGATCACCAGAGAGGAAGGTGTCACCACGCTGTGGAGG GGTTGTATCCCCACGATGGCTCGGGCCGTGGTGGTGAACGCCGCTCAGCTCGCCTCCTACTCTCAGACCAAACAGGCGCTGCTCGACTCAG GGTGTAATGTTTCTCTGGGACAGGGTATTCTCTGTCACTTCTGTGCCAGTATGATCAGCGGTCTGGTTACCACGGCAGCATCGATGCCGGTCGACATCGTTAAGACCAG GATCCAGAACATGAAGATGATCGACGGGAAGCCTGAGTACAAGAACGGTGTG gaGGTGCTGATGCGCGTGGTGAGGAACGAGGGCTTCTTCTCTCTGTGGAAAGGCTTCACCCCGTACTACGCTCGCCTCGGCCCTCACACGGTCCTCACCTTCATCTTCCTGGAGCAGATGAACCGGCTGTACAAGACCCACGTCCTGGAccgctaccacacacacacacacacacacacacacacacacacacacacacttcgtcTTCCTGACATCACTTCTCATAACTCAGATCTGAAGAAACAGTGGCACATTTAG